From Cannabis sativa cultivar Pink pepper isolate KNU-18-1 chromosome 8, ASM2916894v1, whole genome shotgun sequence, a single genomic window includes:
- the LOC115701141 gene encoding protein RRP6-like 3 isoform X3, protein MDRLGGKLKVLLSIVSVSALSILIIAEYRRRRTLKCPRSSCYLQADHKPQFSFKRVLADNSYSLFKHFKITTDSTTSEKSLNLHPYEAEITSLLEYPRLEGLQLVGKNVDMKMNESYIWVDTELELKELVTVLSKEKVFGVDTEQHSLRSFLGFTALVQVSTLKEDYLIDTIALHDFMGLLRPVFANPSICKVFHGADNDVLWLQRDFHIYVVNLFDTAKACEVLSKPQKSLAYLLESYCGVITNKLLQREDWRQRPLSMEMVQYARTDAHYLLYIANCLIAELEQQKNEKTSTDDKFHFVLEASRRSNTMCMQLFSKENEASPGESAALSIFSRRLNGRGNSIVSGGFQDVVRRLCAWRDLMARVHDESLRYVLSDQAIIALADNIPTSSKDICKAIGEADINADSSFTSLHPSPSPVVYSHLENLCDLLQDKIAYPDIFPTILQKCLGSHGSCPLSIFNYALLVSCNLKLPLVSKQKTVKNSKQFTRKASRALFVQKFSCKAPVYHNCRIYANDGRLLCYCDQKKLEWYLRRDLAKMVDENPPAIMLLFEPKGRPEDEDNDFYIQSKKNICVGCGERNHYLRYRIIPSCYRMHFPEHLKSHRSHDIVLLCVDCHEVAHATAEKYKKVVAKEYGVPLFVRKVVDSKEHQLKCESLEEAGVSPLQLRTAAMALLRHGPRMPSERREELTGVVMSYYGGRDISQDDLEKALLVGMNPYERRRLNKKKGISFNHAQNSSVTDIEHENSSSSMTTEVNISNSSDTKEECDFSLVKDVAIHCNSSYSDLGTDGNSPTIAEKSSNSNTYIISDANNVSCVKGDDDCANKSLPNGKVDYCPSKSDGSARSKHNSKLSLLGHGPHGKQVVDYILENEGDEGISQFCQKWRQVFVEAVHPRFLPAGWDIMHRYCPKGLIMSPSFFSGRRGFGEFSVYNPSNTASDSTKT, encoded by the exons ATGGACAGGTTAGGAGGAAAACTCAAGGTGTTGCTTTCCATCGTTTCAGTCTCAGCACTCTCAATCTTAATCATAGCAGAGTATCGAAGGCGTCGGACATTAAAGTGCCCCCGAAGTTCATGTTATTTACAAGCTGACCACAAGCCACAGTTCTCGTTCAAGCGTGTTTTAGCTGATAATTCATATTCTTTATTCAAGCATTTCAAGATCACAACTGATTCTACTACCAGTG AAAAAAGTTTGAATTTGCATCCATATGAGGCTGAGATAACCAGCTTACTGGAATATCCAAGACTTGAAGGATTACAGTTAGTTGGTAAGAATGTTGATATGAAGATGAATGAGTCATACATTTGGGTTGATACTGAgttggagttgaaggagcttgtGACCGTATTGAGTAAAGAGAAAGTCTTTGGTGTTGATACTGAGCAGCACAGCTTACGGTCCTTTCTAGGCTTTACAGCTTTGGTTCAG GTATCTACTCTGAAAGAAGATTATTTGATAGACACTATTGCTCTTCATGATTTCATGGGACTTCTTCGCCCGGTGTTTGCTAATCCTAGCATTTGTAAG GTGTTTCATGGTGCAGATAATGATGTTCTTTGGCTACAAAGAGACTTTCACATATATGTTGTTAATTTATTTGACACAGCCAAG GCATGTGAGGTGCTGTCAAAACCACAGAAGTCACTAGCCTACCTACTGGAGTCATACTGTGGTGTAATTACAAACAAATTGTTACAG CGTGAAGACTGGAGGCAACGCCCATTGTCAATGGAAATGGTGCAATATGCTCGAACTGATGCACACTATCTATTATATATTGCGAATTGTCTAATTGCTGAACTGGAACAACAGAAAAATG AGAAAACTTCCACCGATGACAAATTCCATTTTGTTCTTGAGGCTAGTCGACGTTCAAACACAATGTGTATGCAACTATTCTCAAAAGAAAATGAAGCATCTCCTGGGGAATCTGCTGCTTTGTCAATATTTTCCCGCCGTCTGAATGGTCGAGGCAACTCAATAGTATCTGGTGGATTTCAG GATGTGGTGAGGCGATTGTGTGCATGGAGAGATTTAATG GCCCGTGTTCATGATGAGAGCTTGAGATATGTATTATCGGATCAAGCTATCATTGCTCTTGCTGATAATATTCCTACTAGTTCAAAGGATATATGTAAAGCTATTGGCGAAGCTGATATTAACGCAGATTCAAGTTTCACTTCTCTCCACCCATCTCCATCCCCTGTTGTTTACAGCCATTTAGAAAATCTTTGTGATCTACTCCAAGACAAGATAGCCTACCCTGACATTTTTCCAACAATTCTTCAAAAGTGCTTAGGTTCACATGGGAGCTGTCCGCTATCAATATTCAATTATGCCTTGTTGGTTAGTTGTAATTTGAAATTGCCATTAGTTTCCAAACAAAAAACGGTCAAAAACTCAAAGCAATTTACTCGGAAGGCTTCTCGAGCATTATTTGTTCAAAAGTTTTCTTGCAAAGCTCCAGTTTATCATAATTGTAGGATTTATGCAAACGATGGACGGCTGCTTTGTTACTGTGATCAGAAGAAGCTTGAATG GTATCTTCGTCGGGATTTAGCAAAGATGGTCGATGAAAATCCTCCTGCCATTATGCTTCTTTTTGAACCCAAGGGTCGTCCAGAAGATGAAGATAATGacttttatatacaaagtaaaaAGAACATATGTGTAGGCTGTGGTGAAAGAAATCACTATTTACGCTATCGTATTATTCCCTCATGTTACAGAATGCATTTTCCTGAGCATCTGAAAAGTCACCGTTCTCATGATATTGTCCTACTTTGTGTGGACTGCCATGAAGTTGCTCATGCAACTGCTGAAAAGTATAAAAAGGTAGTTGCTAAAGAATATGGAGTTCCACTTTTTGTTCGTAAAGTGGTTGATTCAAAAGAACACCAACTTAAATGCGAGTCATTGGAAGAGGCCGGTGTTTCTCCCTTACAGTTACGAACAGCTGCGATGGCTCTTTTGCGGCATGGACCTAGGATGCCATCTGAGCGCCGTGAAGAACTGACAGGG GTTGTTATGAGCTATTACGGAGGAAGAGATATTTCTCAGGATGATTTGGAAAAAGCTCTGTTAGTTGGCATGAATCCTTATGAGAGAAGACGACTTAATAAAAAGAAAGGAATTTCTTTTAACCATGCCCAAAACAGCTCCGTAACAGATATAGAGCATGAAAATAGCTCCAGTAGCATGACAACAGAAGTTAATATTTCAAATTCCTCTGATACTAAAGAAGAATGTGATTTTTCTCTGGTAAAGGATGTTGCTATACATTGCAACTCTTCATACTCTGATTTGGGAACTGACGGAAATTCCCCAACCATTGCTGAGAAGAGCTCAAACTCAAACACATACATAATTTCTGATGCAAACAACGTCAGTTGTGTAAAGGGTGATGATGATTGCGCGAATAAAAGTTTACCAAATGGAAAAGTTGACTACTGCCCTTCGAAAAGTGATGGAAGTGCACGTTCTAAACATAACTCGAAGTTGTCTTTATTAGGACATGGACCTCATGGGAAACAAGTTGTAGATTATATACTAGAAAATGAGGGGGATGAAGGTATCAGTCAGTTTTGTCAAAAATGGAGACAAGTATTTGTGGAAGCTGTTCACCCTCGTTTCTTACCTGCTGGCTGGGATATTATGCACAGGTAC TGTCCCAAGGGGTTAATTATGAGCCCTTCGTTTTTCAGTGGTAGGAGGGGCTTCGGAGAATTCAGCGTCTACAATCCTTCGAACACAGCATCTGACAGTACCAAGACTTGA
- the LOC115701141 gene encoding protein RRP6-like 3 isoform X2 produces MDRLGGKLKVLLSIVSVSALSILIIAEYRRRRTLKCPRSSCYLQADHKPQFSFKRVLADNSYSLFKHFKITTDSTTSEKSLNLHPYEAEITSLLEYPRLEGLQLVGKNVDMKMNESYIWVDTELELKELVTVLSKEKVFGVDTEQHSLRSFLGFTALVQVSTLKEDYLIDTIALHDFMGLLRPVFANPSICKVFHGADNDVLWLQRDFHIYVVNLFDTAKACEVLSKPQKSLAYLLESYCGVITNKLLQREDWRQRPLSMEMVQYARTDAHYLLYIANCLIAELEQQKNEKTSTDDKFHFVLEASRRSNTMCMQLFSKENEASPGESAALSIFSRRLNGRGNSIVSGGFQDVVRRLCAWRDLMARVHDESLRYVLSDQAIIALADNIPTSSKDICKAIGEADINADSSFTSLHPSPSPVVYSHLENLCDLLQDKIAYPDIFPTILQKCLGSHGSCPLSIFNYALLVSCNLKLPLVSKQKTVKNSKQFTRKASRALFVQKFSCKAPVYHNCRIYANDGRLLCYCDQKKLEWYLRRDLAKMVDENPPAIMLLFEPKGRPEDEDNDFYIQSKKNICVGCGERNHYLRYRIIPSCYRMHFPEHLKSHRSHDIVLLCVDCHEVAHATAEKYKKVVAKEYGVPLFVRKVVDSKEHQLKCESLEEAGVSPLQLRTAAMALLRHGPRMPSERREELTGVVMSYYGGRDISQDDLEKALLVGMNPYERRRLNKKKGISFNHAQNSSVTDIEHENSSSSMTTEVNISNSSDTKEECDFSLVKDVAIHCNSSYSDLGTDGNSPTIAEKSSNSNTYIISDANNVSCVKGDDDCANKSLPNGKVDYCPSKSDGSARSKHNSKLSLLGHGPHGKQVVDYILENEGDEGISQFCQKWRQVFVEAVHPRFLPAGWDIMHRG; encoded by the exons ATGGACAGGTTAGGAGGAAAACTCAAGGTGTTGCTTTCCATCGTTTCAGTCTCAGCACTCTCAATCTTAATCATAGCAGAGTATCGAAGGCGTCGGACATTAAAGTGCCCCCGAAGTTCATGTTATTTACAAGCTGACCACAAGCCACAGTTCTCGTTCAAGCGTGTTTTAGCTGATAATTCATATTCTTTATTCAAGCATTTCAAGATCACAACTGATTCTACTACCAGTG AAAAAAGTTTGAATTTGCATCCATATGAGGCTGAGATAACCAGCTTACTGGAATATCCAAGACTTGAAGGATTACAGTTAGTTGGTAAGAATGTTGATATGAAGATGAATGAGTCATACATTTGGGTTGATACTGAgttggagttgaaggagcttgtGACCGTATTGAGTAAAGAGAAAGTCTTTGGTGTTGATACTGAGCAGCACAGCTTACGGTCCTTTCTAGGCTTTACAGCTTTGGTTCAG GTATCTACTCTGAAAGAAGATTATTTGATAGACACTATTGCTCTTCATGATTTCATGGGACTTCTTCGCCCGGTGTTTGCTAATCCTAGCATTTGTAAG GTGTTTCATGGTGCAGATAATGATGTTCTTTGGCTACAAAGAGACTTTCACATATATGTTGTTAATTTATTTGACACAGCCAAG GCATGTGAGGTGCTGTCAAAACCACAGAAGTCACTAGCCTACCTACTGGAGTCATACTGTGGTGTAATTACAAACAAATTGTTACAG CGTGAAGACTGGAGGCAACGCCCATTGTCAATGGAAATGGTGCAATATGCTCGAACTGATGCACACTATCTATTATATATTGCGAATTGTCTAATTGCTGAACTGGAACAACAGAAAAATG AGAAAACTTCCACCGATGACAAATTCCATTTTGTTCTTGAGGCTAGTCGACGTTCAAACACAATGTGTATGCAACTATTCTCAAAAGAAAATGAAGCATCTCCTGGGGAATCTGCTGCTTTGTCAATATTTTCCCGCCGTCTGAATGGTCGAGGCAACTCAATAGTATCTGGTGGATTTCAG GATGTGGTGAGGCGATTGTGTGCATGGAGAGATTTAATG GCCCGTGTTCATGATGAGAGCTTGAGATATGTATTATCGGATCAAGCTATCATTGCTCTTGCTGATAATATTCCTACTAGTTCAAAGGATATATGTAAAGCTATTGGCGAAGCTGATATTAACGCAGATTCAAGTTTCACTTCTCTCCACCCATCTCCATCCCCTGTTGTTTACAGCCATTTAGAAAATCTTTGTGATCTACTCCAAGACAAGATAGCCTACCCTGACATTTTTCCAACAATTCTTCAAAAGTGCTTAGGTTCACATGGGAGCTGTCCGCTATCAATATTCAATTATGCCTTGTTGGTTAGTTGTAATTTGAAATTGCCATTAGTTTCCAAACAAAAAACGGTCAAAAACTCAAAGCAATTTACTCGGAAGGCTTCTCGAGCATTATTTGTTCAAAAGTTTTCTTGCAAAGCTCCAGTTTATCATAATTGTAGGATTTATGCAAACGATGGACGGCTGCTTTGTTACTGTGATCAGAAGAAGCTTGAATG GTATCTTCGTCGGGATTTAGCAAAGATGGTCGATGAAAATCCTCCTGCCATTATGCTTCTTTTTGAACCCAAGGGTCGTCCAGAAGATGAAGATAATGacttttatatacaaagtaaaaAGAACATATGTGTAGGCTGTGGTGAAAGAAATCACTATTTACGCTATCGTATTATTCCCTCATGTTACAGAATGCATTTTCCTGAGCATCTGAAAAGTCACCGTTCTCATGATATTGTCCTACTTTGTGTGGACTGCCATGAAGTTGCTCATGCAACTGCTGAAAAGTATAAAAAGGTAGTTGCTAAAGAATATGGAGTTCCACTTTTTGTTCGTAAAGTGGTTGATTCAAAAGAACACCAACTTAAATGCGAGTCATTGGAAGAGGCCGGTGTTTCTCCCTTACAGTTACGAACAGCTGCGATGGCTCTTTTGCGGCATGGACCTAGGATGCCATCTGAGCGCCGTGAAGAACTGACAGGG GTTGTTATGAGCTATTACGGAGGAAGAGATATTTCTCAGGATGATTTGGAAAAAGCTCTGTTAGTTGGCATGAATCCTTATGAGAGAAGACGACTTAATAAAAAGAAAGGAATTTCTTTTAACCATGCCCAAAACAGCTCCGTAACAGATATAGAGCATGAAAATAGCTCCAGTAGCATGACAACAGAAGTTAATATTTCAAATTCCTCTGATACTAAAGAAGAATGTGATTTTTCTCTGGTAAAGGATGTTGCTATACATTGCAACTCTTCATACTCTGATTTGGGAACTGACGGAAATTCCCCAACCATTGCTGAGAAGAGCTCAAACTCAAACACATACATAATTTCTGATGCAAACAACGTCAGTTGTGTAAAGGGTGATGATGATTGCGCGAATAAAAGTTTACCAAATGGAAAAGTTGACTACTGCCCTTCGAAAAGTGATGGAAGTGCACGTTCTAAACATAACTCGAAGTTGTCTTTATTAGGACATGGACCTCATGGGAAACAAGTTGTAGATTATATACTAGAAAATGAGGGGGATGAAGGTATCAGTCAGTTTTGTCAAAAATGGAGACAAGTATTTGTGGAAGCTGTTCACCCTCGTTTCTTACCTGCTGGCTGGGATATTATGCACAG GGGTTAA
- the LOC115701141 gene encoding protein RRP6-like 3 isoform X1 — MDRLGGKLKVLLSIVSVSALSILIIAEYRRRRTLKCPRSSCYLQADHKPQFSFKRVLADNSYSLFKHFKITTDSTTSEKSLNLHPYEAEITSLLEYPRLEGLQLVGKNVDMKMNESYIWVDTELELKELVTVLSKEKVFGVDTEQHSLRSFLGFTALVQVSTLKEDYLIDTIALHDFMGLLRPVFANPSICKVFHGADNDVLWLQRDFHIYVVNLFDTAKACEVLSKPQKSLAYLLESYCGVITNKLLQREDWRQRPLSMEMVQYARTDAHYLLYIANCLIAELEQQKNEKTSTDDKFHFVLEASRRSNTMCMQLFSKENEASPGESAALSIFSRRLNGRGNSIVSGGFQDVVRRLCAWRDLMARVHDESLRYVLSDQAIIALADNIPTSSKDICKAIGEADINADSSFTSLHPSPSPVVYSHLENLCDLLQDKIAYPDIFPTILQKCLGSHGSCPLSIFNYALLVSCNLKLPLVSKQKTVKNSKQFTRKASRALFVQKFSCKAPVYHNCRIYANDGRLLCYCDQKKLEWYLRRDLAKMVDENPPAIMLLFEPKGRPEDEDNDFYIQSKKNICVGCGERNHYLRYRIIPSCYRMHFPEHLKSHRSHDIVLLCVDCHEVAHATAEKYKKVVAKEYGVPLFVRKVVDSKEHQLKCESLEEAGVSPLQLRTAAMALLRHGPRMPSERREELTGVVMSYYGGRDISQDDLEKALLVGMNPYERRRLNKKKGISFNHAQNSSVTDIEHENSSSSMTTEVNISNSSDTKEECDFSLVKDVAIHCNSSYSDLGTDGNSPTIAEKSSNSNTYIISDANNVSCVKGDDDCANKSLPNGKVDYCPSKSDGSARSKHNSKLSLLGHGPHGKQVVDYILENEGDEGISQFCQKWRQVFVEAVHPRFLPAGWDIMHSGRRGFGEFSVYNPSNTASDSTKT; from the exons ATGGACAGGTTAGGAGGAAAACTCAAGGTGTTGCTTTCCATCGTTTCAGTCTCAGCACTCTCAATCTTAATCATAGCAGAGTATCGAAGGCGTCGGACATTAAAGTGCCCCCGAAGTTCATGTTATTTACAAGCTGACCACAAGCCACAGTTCTCGTTCAAGCGTGTTTTAGCTGATAATTCATATTCTTTATTCAAGCATTTCAAGATCACAACTGATTCTACTACCAGTG AAAAAAGTTTGAATTTGCATCCATATGAGGCTGAGATAACCAGCTTACTGGAATATCCAAGACTTGAAGGATTACAGTTAGTTGGTAAGAATGTTGATATGAAGATGAATGAGTCATACATTTGGGTTGATACTGAgttggagttgaaggagcttgtGACCGTATTGAGTAAAGAGAAAGTCTTTGGTGTTGATACTGAGCAGCACAGCTTACGGTCCTTTCTAGGCTTTACAGCTTTGGTTCAG GTATCTACTCTGAAAGAAGATTATTTGATAGACACTATTGCTCTTCATGATTTCATGGGACTTCTTCGCCCGGTGTTTGCTAATCCTAGCATTTGTAAG GTGTTTCATGGTGCAGATAATGATGTTCTTTGGCTACAAAGAGACTTTCACATATATGTTGTTAATTTATTTGACACAGCCAAG GCATGTGAGGTGCTGTCAAAACCACAGAAGTCACTAGCCTACCTACTGGAGTCATACTGTGGTGTAATTACAAACAAATTGTTACAG CGTGAAGACTGGAGGCAACGCCCATTGTCAATGGAAATGGTGCAATATGCTCGAACTGATGCACACTATCTATTATATATTGCGAATTGTCTAATTGCTGAACTGGAACAACAGAAAAATG AGAAAACTTCCACCGATGACAAATTCCATTTTGTTCTTGAGGCTAGTCGACGTTCAAACACAATGTGTATGCAACTATTCTCAAAAGAAAATGAAGCATCTCCTGGGGAATCTGCTGCTTTGTCAATATTTTCCCGCCGTCTGAATGGTCGAGGCAACTCAATAGTATCTGGTGGATTTCAG GATGTGGTGAGGCGATTGTGTGCATGGAGAGATTTAATG GCCCGTGTTCATGATGAGAGCTTGAGATATGTATTATCGGATCAAGCTATCATTGCTCTTGCTGATAATATTCCTACTAGTTCAAAGGATATATGTAAAGCTATTGGCGAAGCTGATATTAACGCAGATTCAAGTTTCACTTCTCTCCACCCATCTCCATCCCCTGTTGTTTACAGCCATTTAGAAAATCTTTGTGATCTACTCCAAGACAAGATAGCCTACCCTGACATTTTTCCAACAATTCTTCAAAAGTGCTTAGGTTCACATGGGAGCTGTCCGCTATCAATATTCAATTATGCCTTGTTGGTTAGTTGTAATTTGAAATTGCCATTAGTTTCCAAACAAAAAACGGTCAAAAACTCAAAGCAATTTACTCGGAAGGCTTCTCGAGCATTATTTGTTCAAAAGTTTTCTTGCAAAGCTCCAGTTTATCATAATTGTAGGATTTATGCAAACGATGGACGGCTGCTTTGTTACTGTGATCAGAAGAAGCTTGAATG GTATCTTCGTCGGGATTTAGCAAAGATGGTCGATGAAAATCCTCCTGCCATTATGCTTCTTTTTGAACCCAAGGGTCGTCCAGAAGATGAAGATAATGacttttatatacaaagtaaaaAGAACATATGTGTAGGCTGTGGTGAAAGAAATCACTATTTACGCTATCGTATTATTCCCTCATGTTACAGAATGCATTTTCCTGAGCATCTGAAAAGTCACCGTTCTCATGATATTGTCCTACTTTGTGTGGACTGCCATGAAGTTGCTCATGCAACTGCTGAAAAGTATAAAAAGGTAGTTGCTAAAGAATATGGAGTTCCACTTTTTGTTCGTAAAGTGGTTGATTCAAAAGAACACCAACTTAAATGCGAGTCATTGGAAGAGGCCGGTGTTTCTCCCTTACAGTTACGAACAGCTGCGATGGCTCTTTTGCGGCATGGACCTAGGATGCCATCTGAGCGCCGTGAAGAACTGACAGGG GTTGTTATGAGCTATTACGGAGGAAGAGATATTTCTCAGGATGATTTGGAAAAAGCTCTGTTAGTTGGCATGAATCCTTATGAGAGAAGACGACTTAATAAAAAGAAAGGAATTTCTTTTAACCATGCCCAAAACAGCTCCGTAACAGATATAGAGCATGAAAATAGCTCCAGTAGCATGACAACAGAAGTTAATATTTCAAATTCCTCTGATACTAAAGAAGAATGTGATTTTTCTCTGGTAAAGGATGTTGCTATACATTGCAACTCTTCATACTCTGATTTGGGAACTGACGGAAATTCCCCAACCATTGCTGAGAAGAGCTCAAACTCAAACACATACATAATTTCTGATGCAAACAACGTCAGTTGTGTAAAGGGTGATGATGATTGCGCGAATAAAAGTTTACCAAATGGAAAAGTTGACTACTGCCCTTCGAAAAGTGATGGAAGTGCACGTTCTAAACATAACTCGAAGTTGTCTTTATTAGGACATGGACCTCATGGGAAACAAGTTGTAGATTATATACTAGAAAATGAGGGGGATGAAGGTATCAGTCAGTTTTGTCAAAAATGGAGACAAGTATTTGTGGAAGCTGTTCACCCTCGTTTCTTACCTGCTGGCTGGGATATTATGCACAG TGGTAGGAGGGGCTTCGGAGAATTCAGCGTCTACAATCCTTCGAACACAGCATCTGACAGTACCAAGACTTGA